Sequence from the Synechococcales cyanobacterium T60_A2020_003 genome:
ACCTCGATCGCCTACCGCTCGACGATCCCAAAACCTATCAGCTTCTGGCACGGGGTGAATTGGGTGGCATCTTCCAGTTGGAATCGTCGGGAATGCGCCAAATCGTCCGTGACCTGAAACCCTCCGGACTTGAAGATATCTCGTCCGTCCTAGCGCTGTACCGACCCGGTCCCCTCGATGCGGGACTCATCCCCAAGTTCATTAACCGCAAGCACGGACGGGAAAAAATTGATTATCCCCACAAAATCCTAGAGCCGATTCTCCAAGAGACCTACGGCATCATGGTCTATCAGGAACAGATCATGAAAATTGCTCAAGACATGGGGGGGTATTCCCTAGGCCAAGCCGACCTATTGCGTCGCGCGATGGGAAAGAAAAAGAAAGCGGAGATGGAGAAGCACCAAGAGATCTTTGTAAAGGGATCTCAGGAGAATGGCGTAGACAAAAAGATTGCTGCCGAACTCTTTGACCAGATGGTACTCTTTGCGGAGTATTGCCTGAGCTACGAAACGCTGATTCTAACAGTAGAGTATGGCCCTCTGCCGATTGGCAAAATTGTTGAAGACCAGATCCCCTGCTCCGTCTACAGCGTAGATGAATATGGGTTTGTCTACACTCAGGCGATCGCCCAATGGCACGATCGTGGACATCAAGAGGTCTTTGAATACTTGCTCGACGATGGTTCGGTGATTCGGGCGACGAAAGACCACAAATTCATGACGACTGAGGGAGAGATGCTGCCCATTGATGAAATCTTTGAACGTCAACTGGATCTGAAGCAGGTGAGTGGTGTTCCGCAAATGTACCTCGCCGCGAGTTAGGCGAGTGGATTTCACAATTATGCTGTTGTTGTTTTTGGCATCGGGACGACCGAACAACCTAACTCACGCTAGGGTTCCCTCAGATGCCTCCTGCGTTTATTACCATATTGGCTAGCCTCGCTTTTAATGCTTGAGGGTGTGACCTTATGGCAATTCTTGTAACGCGGTTGCATCGGACCTATTGGCAAGTGTTTTACTTTGGGAAATGCAAGATGCAGAAGGAGCCGTGAAGGGAATTCAGCAGGGTTTAGAGGACTTTGAGAAAGGACGATTTCGGTCGTTCCAGACTTGTGCCGACGAACAATGCATCAAGCATAGTCTGCCATCTGACTCATGATGTACCGCATTGAAATTTCAAGCGTTGCGGAAGCTGAGGCGGATGAGGCGTTTTTGAAATTCTCTCAAATGGTATCGCCTGAACGAGCAAAACAGAGATATTCAGGACTATTGCAGGCGATTGGATACAAAGCCGCGATCGGAACTACGGAATTAGGGGCTACTGTGATTAAGTGTTGCCTTCTGGGGTTGCTCATCGGGTTGCCACCAACAGCTCGGAGCATTGAGCTTGAATTTGTTGCCATGCTTGCGGGGTCGTCTGGTGCCTAGGGAGCGGCAGGGCCAATTCTCTAGGCAAAGGAAAAACGCAGGGAGACCTCGGCTACCTCGAGGGCAGCCACATGCTCAACCATGTCTTGTAAGGTCGAACATCGAGGCAACGTTGCTTTCCTCAGCCCAAAGTACTCGGCTCCCTCGGCTTGATGACGCTCCATAAAGTCTGCTAGTCCACGCAATCTGGTTTCCATTCCTCTCACAAAAGAATCAACCCTACCCCTTTTTAAGGGGGATCAAAGCCAGGATTCACTGTGAAATACACCTAATTTTCGATCTGCTGACTCTACCAGTCGGATTCTGGATAAGAATTAATGCACGTAACCAGATGGATGATATTCCATCCACGCTCGCATCTTACCCGGATTCAGTAAACCATACGGATCTACCTCTTCCTTAAACCGAAGCTGGACAGGATCGATGGTCTTCATGCCGCCATCCTCCAAAATGTAGGTGTGGGGATTGGCAATGAACGCACCGTTTTCCTCGTGATAGCGAATGATGTCGGCTAAACGCTCTGGAGTCGAAAAGCGAACAAGCTGGAGTGCAGCAGGAATAGCCGAACCGTTGACGCGCAAAAACTCTAGATGCAGCATCACTTCCTCGCCAAAATGCTGATACATATGCTCCAGCAACGTCAGTTTCGGATCCGCCGGAAATAGCGTTTGCAGATAGGTAAGGTTCGGGTCAACGCTGCGGGCATGGAGGGTCGTGTGGTTCCAGGTATATTCCATGAGCAGCGTCCCTTTGCCCACATCCTGAGCTGCTTTTTGGGAGGTAATGGTTCCCTGAAACTCCCGCACTAACTCCGCGAGGGGTTCTAAGCAATACTCCGACACCATCAAAAATGCACAGTGACACCCATCGGGTAAAAAACTTTTCAGTGCGGTGAAATAGGCCGGAATCGGATCTGCAAACACAGAAATCAGTTTTTTGATAATGCCGTCCGACGTTGCGAGTGTTTGTCCAAATCGTGCGGCCTGCATGAAGTCCGAAAAGGTAACAATTATTTCCGCCCAGGGGTAGGCTGGCGCAAGGGGAATTTCCAGTTCAGTCATAATGCCGTTTGTGCCATAGGCGTGATTCACCTGCTGAACCGCATCCCCTCGGAGTTCTAGCACTTGTGGTTCATCCTGCATGGTGACAACGCGGACAGCGTGCAAATTGCCGCGATCGCGCAACTGACCATAGGTAATCGAACCCACGCCACCGCTACCACCACCAATGAATCCGCCAATCGTCGCAGTTCGGTAGGTTGAGGGAGCCATCCGCAATTCCCAGCCCAGCGGATGTGCCTGCTTATCCAATGCGGATAATTTAACCCCTGGTTCTACACAGGCCAAACCCGGTTTAATCCATCGGATCGCCTGCATGTGGCTTAGATCCACCACAATCCCACCCTCTAGGGGAATGCACTGCCCATAGTTTCCGGTTCCAGCCCCTCGCACAGTTAGGGGAATCCGGTGCTGCACACACACCTTGGCAACTTGTAGCACTTGCGCCTCGCTGACCGGTCGCACAACGAAATCTGCAATTTTATCCTGCAAGATGGGTTGGAGAATTGGACTAAAGGTGTAGGAGTCCTGGGATAGTTTGAACACCTGTGCTGGATCTTGGATGATCTCAATCCCGTTTAGTTGCTGAATTATGAGGTCTCGATCGAAAGGGTGAGTGGACGTGCTAACCACAGAACATTCCTCTCCTAGCATTGGGGTTTGCCTATCAGCCTATCTTAATGGGCTGAATGGGACTAAGGCTATGGAAGTTCAGGTAACATAGAAATTACAGGGAGTTGTAGGTTCGCTGTGTAACATCGTTCGAGAACGTATTTTCAAGGTTGCAAGGCACACCCCCCGTTAAAGTTTAGAAGTCGGGTATGACAAAAACGATTGAGGTTCGGGGCTTTCCCCATGTGTACGAATTAACTGCGCCGATCGATTCAGCCCCCGTGCTGGTGTTTGTGCATGGTTGGCTGCTGAGTCGTGCCTACTGGCAACCCATTATTCAGGCGATCGCCCCATCCTATCCATGCCTGTCCTACGATTTACGAGGATTTGGGCGATCGCAAGCCTCATTGCTCACTGATGCTGCTTCTCAAATAGCCTTAAAAAAGCGATCGCCCGAACTCATCTCCACTGCAACCCGCTCTGAGGGCACCGTCGCCATCCTTTCCAAAGCCGAGCATTCTGCCTCTTCCCCTATCGTTTCAGCAGAACTTGGCTACACCCCTGCGGCCTACGCAGAAGATTTGGTTGCCCTCCTGCAAACCCTAAAAATTTCCAATGCGTGGCTAATTGGGCACTCCCTCGGTGGCAGTATTGCACTTTGGGCCGCAGACATGGCTCCTCACTTAGTCAAGGGTGTCATTTGCGTCAACTCTGGCGGCGGCATTTACCTCAAAGAAGAGTTTGAAAAGTTTCGCAACGCAGGCCAGCAGCTCGTTAAATTTCGTCCGTCGTGGTTACGCCATGTTCCCTTTATTGACTACGCGTTAGCGCGTCTTAGCGTGGCTAAACCCATCGATCAGGTTTGGGCACGCCAACGGTTGCATGATTTGATTGCAGCGCATCCAGAGGCAGCACTGAGAACACTCCTTGACTCGACAACAGAAACAGAGGTTCATCGGCTTCCCCAAGTGGTGTCTCGCCTGCAGCAGCCCGTCTACTTTATTGCGGGTGCACAGGATCCGATTATGGAACCGAAGTACGTCCAGCATCTCGCCAGTTTCCACCCATCCTTTGAGTGCTGCGGCAAGAATGTCACCGAAATCGACAACTGCGGTCATATGGCGATGGTGGAGCAGCCCGATGCGCTTGTCAATCACATTCAAGACATTCTGGCGCAGCATGCCTAGCATTTGAGGAGAACCGACGAAAAGGTATTCACATCATTAACTGATAATGAGCATTTAAGCCGACTTCCTATCAAAACCCAGAGTTGCATCACTCATTTATAGCTTGGGGTGGAAAATCCGTTTGCCACCATAGGTTCGGTGCTTCAGACCTTGGGAATGCGCCAATGGAGGATGGGTTTGTCGAGTCAGCGGATGGTGTTTGCTGCAAATAGAAGTTTCCAGAGTCAGGATCGATGAACGCAGGCTCAGTCAAGAACGCATTAGACCCATTGATGCCGTAGATATTGGCGTAGTTATCCGGTGGCCAGCCTGCGTAAATCGGGCGATCGCTCCAGTTATCGCCATAGATGAGGTTACGGTCAATGGCGATCGCCTTTGTATCTAAAACATCGTTAATGTTTGGGTTAGTTT
This genomic interval carries:
- a CDS encoding FAD-binding oxidoreductase: MLGEECSVVSTSTHPFDRDLIIQQLNGIEIIQDPAQVFKLSQDSYTFSPILQPILQDKIADFVVRPVSEAQVLQVAKVCVQHRIPLTVRGAGTGNYGQCIPLEGGIVVDLSHMQAIRWIKPGLACVEPGVKLSALDKQAHPLGWELRMAPSTYRTATIGGFIGGGSGGVGSITYGQLRDRGNLHAVRVVTMQDEPQVLELRGDAVQQVNHAYGTNGIMTELEIPLAPAYPWAEIIVTFSDFMQAARFGQTLATSDGIIKKLISVFADPIPAYFTALKSFLPDGCHCAFLMVSEYCLEPLAELVREFQGTITSQKAAQDVGKGTLLMEYTWNHTTLHARSVDPNLTYLQTLFPADPKLTLLEHMYQHFGEEVMLHLEFLRVNGSAIPAALQLVRFSTPERLADIIRYHEENGAFIANPHTYILEDGGMKTIDPVQLRFKEEVDPYGLLNPGKMRAWMEYHPSGYVH
- a CDS encoding alpha/beta hydrolase → MTKTIEVRGFPHVYELTAPIDSAPVLVFVHGWLLSRAYWQPIIQAIAPSYPCLSYDLRGFGRSQASLLTDAASQIALKKRSPELISTATRSEGTVAILSKAEHSASSPIVSAELGYTPAAYAEDLVALLQTLKISNAWLIGHSLGGSIALWAADMAPHLVKGVICVNSGGGIYLKEEFEKFRNAGQQLVKFRPSWLRHVPFIDYALARLSVAKPIDQVWARQRLHDLIAAHPEAALRTLLDSTTETEVHRLPQVVSRLQQPVYFIAGAQDPIMEPKYVQHLASFHPSFECCGKNVTEIDNCGHMAMVEQPDALVNHIQDILAQHA